A genomic region of Solanum dulcamara chromosome 2, daSolDulc1.2, whole genome shotgun sequence contains the following coding sequences:
- the LOC129879887 gene encoding ATP synthase subunit beta, mitochondrial-like → MASRRLMASLLRSTAQRGGAISRSPLANSIPKTTSRASPTGFLLNRAVKYATSAAAPADKSATPPKSTGNEPTGKITDEFTGAGAVGKVCQVIGAVVDVRFDEGLPPILTALEVLDNQIRLVLEVAQHLGENMVRTIAMDGTEGLVRGQRVLNTGSPITVPVGRSTLGRIMNVIGEPIDERGDIKTDHFLPIHREAPAFVEQATEQQILVTGIKVVDLLAPYQRGGKIGLFGGAGVGKTVLIMELINNVAKAHGGFSVFAGVGERTREGNDLYREMIESGVIKLGEKQSESKCALVYGQMNEPPGARARVGLTGLTVAEHFRDAEGQDVLLFIDNIFRFTQANSEVSALLGRIPSAVGYQPTLATDLGGLQERITTTKKGSITSVQAIYVPADDLTDPAPATTFAHLDATTVLSRQISELGIYPAVDPLDSTSRMLSPHILGEDHYNTARGVQKVLQNYKNLQDIIAILGMDELSEDDKMTVARARKIQRFLSQPFHVAEVFTGAPGKYVDLKESINSFQGVLDGKYDDLSEQSFYMVGGIEEVIAKAEKIAKESAA, encoded by the exons ATGGCGTCACGGAGGCTCATGGCCTCTCTCCTCCGATCAACCGCCCAGCGCGGTGGCGCTATTTCTAGATCTCCATTGGcaaattccattcccaaaactacTTCACGCGCCTCCCCTACGGGATTCCTCTTAAATCGTGCTGTTAAGTACGCTACCTCAGCTGCTGCTCCGGCTGATAAGTCAGCGACTCCTCCTAAATCCACTGGTAATGAGCCTACCGGTAAGATCACCGATGAATTCACTGGCGCTGGTGCGGTCGGGAAAGTGTGTCAGGTTATTGGTGCTGTCGTGGATGTGAGATTCGATGAAGGTTTGCCTCCGATCCTTACTGCTCTTGAGGTTCTGGATAACCAGATCCGCCTTGTGCTTGAGGTTGCTCAGCATTTGGGTGAGAATATGGTTAGGACTATTGCTATGGATGGTACTGAAGGTCTTGTGCGTGGTCAACGCGTCCTTAACACTGGGTCTCCTATCACT GTCCCTGTTGGTAGGTCCACCCTTGGCCGTATTATGAATGTCATTGGAGAGCCTATTGACGAGAGAGGCGACATTA AAACGGATCACTTTTTGCCAATTCATCGTGAGGCTCCTGCCTTTGTTGAGCAGGCAACTGAACAACAAATTCTTGTTACCGGTATCAAG GTTGTTGATCTTCTTGCCCCTTACCAAAGGGGAGGAAAGATTGGGCTTTTTGGTGGTGCTGGCGTGGGAAAGACCGTGCTTATTATGGAACTGATTAACAACGTTGCAAAGGCACACG GTGGTTTCTCCGTCTTTGCTGGTGTTGGTGAACGCACTCGTGAGGGCAACGATTTGTACAGGGAAATGATTGAAAGTGGTGTTATTAAGCTTGGTGAAAAGCAA AGTGAAAGCAAGTGTGCTCTTGTATATGGTCAAATGAATGAGCCCCCTGGTGCTCGTGCCCGTGTTGGCCTTACAGGATTGACTGTGGCTGAGCACTTCAGAGATGCTGAGGGGCAAGATGTGCTTCTTTTTATTGACAACATTTTCAGATTTACACAG GCTAACTCAGAGGTCTCTGCTTTGCTTGGTCGTATCCCATCTGCTGTCGGTTATCAACCAACTTTGGCTACAGATCTTGGAGGTCTTCAAGAGCGTATCACTACAACCAAGAAAGGTTCTATTACATCTGTTCAGGCTATCTATGTGCCTGCTGATGACTTGACAGATCCCGCCCCTGCAACTACCTTTGCTCACTTGGATGCCACAACTGTGTTGTCCCGTCAA ATTTCTGAGCTTGGTATTTATCCTGCTGTTGATCCACTTGATTCTACATCTCGTATGCTCTCACCTCACATTTTGGGAGAAGATCATTACAATACTGCTCGTGGGGTACAGAAAGTTCTTCAAAACTACAAGAATCTTCAAGATATTATTGCCATTTTGGGTATGGATGAGCTGAGTGAAGATGATAAGATGACTGTTGCCCGTGCACGTAAGATCCAGAGATTCCTTAGTCAGCCTTTCCATGTTGCCGAAGTTTTCACGGGTGCTCCTGGAAAATATGTTGACTTGAAGGAGAGCATTAACAGTTTCCAG